In the Polyangiaceae bacterium genome, one interval contains:
- a CDS encoding DUF362 domain-containing protein, translating into MRPVDNPKVIIRHCDSYDPERIRTIIREGLEELDLRPRGRTLLKPNLVASGPLFQHAYTRPEFTEGVLAALRDRDDGGMDELAVGERCGITVPTRMAFEASGYDEMLSRVGVKRYLFEEEQQVEIPLKHPGRLRDYLFTPEPVAQADFFVNCPKFKAHPWTTVTFSIKAYIGIQDDRHRLIDHDHRLDEKIADLQYIIQPEFIAIDAIVAGEGRMLTPVPRALNLIVMGNNQVAFDAVCCHIIGVDPNEVPHIRMTAERGFGPSDLKQIQISGDVSLEEAKARAKGFKVGLIRVEKYFEGSKITAYAGPPPEKEHTDYCWGGCPGAIEEAIEILRVYDEKCDERMPRMHVVFGAYDGEIDAKPGEKVIFIGDCATFEGNLAGKLVQIRSKYKDRSTKDPHHAKHDDIYVKMASVMKRIRDAKDEPHIRFEGCPVSVAEQVLFLVHLGGLKNPYVSTDNALQFTKSYLMWRSTAAVNRLRGKPYQKAGPCLRGQARPELDGPAE; encoded by the coding sequence ATGCGCCCCGTCGACAACCCCAAGGTCATCATCCGCCATTGTGACAGCTACGACCCCGAGCGGATCCGCACCATCATTCGCGAGGGGCTCGAGGAGCTGGACCTGCGGCCGCGTGGGCGGACCTTGCTCAAGCCGAACCTGGTTGCCAGTGGTCCTCTGTTCCAACATGCCTACACTCGCCCTGAGTTCACCGAAGGCGTATTGGCGGCGCTGCGAGATCGCGACGACGGCGGTATGGACGAACTCGCCGTCGGCGAGCGTTGCGGCATCACGGTGCCCACGCGCATGGCGTTCGAAGCGTCTGGCTACGATGAGATGCTGTCCAGGGTTGGCGTGAAGCGCTACCTGTTCGAGGAAGAGCAGCAGGTCGAGATCCCGCTCAAGCACCCAGGGCGCCTGCGCGACTACCTCTTCACGCCGGAGCCCGTGGCGCAGGCCGACTTCTTCGTAAATTGTCCCAAGTTCAAGGCGCATCCCTGGACCACGGTGACGTTCTCGATCAAGGCCTACATCGGCATCCAGGACGATCGCCACCGCCTGATCGATCACGATCATCGCCTGGACGAGAAAATCGCCGATCTGCAGTACATCATCCAACCCGAGTTCATTGCCATCGACGCCATCGTAGCGGGGGAGGGACGCATGCTGACGCCCGTGCCGCGGGCGTTGAACTTGATCGTCATGGGGAACAATCAAGTCGCCTTCGACGCCGTGTGCTGCCACATCATCGGCGTGGATCCCAACGAAGTTCCCCACATCCGCATGACCGCGGAACGAGGCTTCGGTCCCAGCGACCTGAAGCAAATCCAGATCAGCGGGGACGTGAGCTTGGAGGAAGCCAAAGCGCGGGCCAAGGGCTTCAAAGTAGGGCTGATTCGGGTGGAGAAGTACTTCGAAGGCTCGAAGATCACGGCCTATGCCGGCCCTCCGCCAGAGAAGGAACACACCGACTACTGTTGGGGTGGCTGCCCCGGTGCGATCGAGGAGGCGATCGAGATCCTACGCGTCTACGATGAGAAGTGCGACGAGCGCATGCCGCGCATGCACGTGGTATTCGGCGCCTACGATGGCGAGATCGATGCCAAGCCGGGCGAGAAGGTGATTTTCATTGGCGATTGCGCAACCTTCGAGGGCAACCTTGCCGGGAAGCTCGTCCAGATCCGAAGCAAGTACAAGGACCGCTCCACGAAGGATCCGCACCACGCCAAACACGACGACATTTACGTGAAGATGGCGTCGGTGATGAAACGCATTCGCGATGCCAAGGACGAGCCCCACATTCGCTTCGAGGGCTGCCCGGTGAGCGTCGCGGAACAGGTGCTGTTCTTGGTGCACCTCGGTGGTCTGAAAAACCCGTACGTTTCGACAGACAATGCGCTGCAGTTCACCAAGAGCTACTTGATGTGGCGCTCCACCGCGGCCGTGAACCGCCTCCGGGGCAAGCCCTACCAGAAGGCGGGGCCCTGCCTGCGTGGCCAGGCCCGCCCGGAGTTGGACGGCCCGGCCGAGTAG
- a CDS encoding DUF2254 family protein yields the protein MSEQSPNFRRQWLVPIVLLTSTALAVFWGFYVLDFFSSGGGGGGPLRRYLSFDPGSITDAVSSLAGMIAAVFGIVITVVSIIVQLSAERYTGVAAMFLRDRVNLTVMAFYVVACVCGVWLSVSLQSDYVPRTALIMMMLATTGGLVLMAPYFGYVFWFLEPNNIIARIRKDAVRVASQGARVKEPPACAEAQADTLGSMEELTDITSNSISGKDKIIASGAVDALKDFAIEYIKVKPEASDVWFQIGPSIRQNPDFVAMDPESLHDLEQRRTWVEWKVMRQYLGIYNEALGSMRDICYLVAIDTRYVGEAAGAARDEELMRLVLRFMNSYMRATVNAKDVRTAYNVLNQYRLLVEAFLRQKNASMALEAVEHMLYYGHVSFDMKLTFITETVAYDVSALCQYSHELGLEQEHAMLEKFLELDRPLSVRSQEKALLGVRKAQVKLAAYYLTQKEEEKAKMISEDMSGEPRERLIAIRDQLERVTSKDFWEIIDRGRNFEYMPPRQRKQMATFFGWLKLGEPVGDDGAAREA from the coding sequence ATGAGCGAGCAAAGCCCGAACTTCCGTCGCCAGTGGCTCGTGCCCATCGTGCTGCTGACTTCCACGGCGCTCGCCGTGTTTTGGGGCTTCTACGTCTTGGACTTCTTCAGCTCCGGCGGCGGAGGGGGCGGACCGTTGCGCCGCTACCTGTCTTTCGATCCGGGTAGCATCACCGACGCGGTCAGCTCCCTCGCCGGCATGATCGCCGCGGTCTTCGGTATCGTGATCACCGTCGTGAGCATCATCGTGCAGCTGTCTGCCGAGCGTTACACCGGCGTGGCCGCGATGTTTTTGCGCGACCGCGTCAACTTGACGGTGATGGCGTTCTACGTCGTAGCGTGTGTATGCGGCGTTTGGCTCAGCGTCTCGCTGCAGTCCGACTACGTGCCGCGCACCGCCTTGATCATGATGATGTTGGCCACGACCGGCGGGCTCGTGCTGATGGCGCCCTACTTCGGGTACGTTTTCTGGTTTCTCGAGCCGAACAACATCATCGCGCGCATCCGCAAAGACGCCGTGCGCGTGGCGTCGCAGGGAGCCAGGGTGAAAGAACCTCCGGCCTGCGCCGAAGCCCAGGCTGACACCCTGGGCTCGATGGAGGAGCTGACGGACATCACCAGCAACTCCATCTCTGGCAAGGACAAGATCATCGCCAGCGGCGCCGTGGACGCGCTGAAAGACTTCGCCATCGAGTACATCAAAGTCAAACCTGAGGCATCGGACGTCTGGTTCCAGATCGGCCCCAGCATCCGCCAGAACCCCGACTTCGTGGCAATGGACCCCGAAAGCCTTCACGATCTGGAGCAGCGCCGAACGTGGGTCGAATGGAAGGTGATGCGCCAGTATTTGGGCATCTACAACGAGGCCCTCGGGAGCATGCGGGACATTTGCTACCTAGTGGCGATCGACACGCGCTACGTCGGCGAAGCCGCAGGTGCCGCCAGGGACGAGGAGTTGATGCGCCTGGTCTTGCGCTTCATGAACTCCTACATGCGTGCAACGGTCAATGCCAAGGATGTGCGCACCGCCTACAACGTCCTCAACCAGTACCGGCTCTTGGTCGAAGCGTTCCTGAGGCAAAAGAACGCGAGCATGGCCCTCGAAGCCGTCGAGCACATGCTCTACTACGGGCACGTCAGCTTCGACATGAAGCTGACCTTCATCACCGAAACGGTCGCCTACGACGTCTCTGCTCTATGTCAGTACAGCCACGAGCTTGGCCTGGAGCAAGAGCATGCCATGCTGGAGAAGTTCCTCGAGCTCGACCGGCCTCTCTCGGTGCGCAGTCAGGAGAAGGCGTTGCTCGGTGTGCGCAAGGCTCAAGTCAAGCTGGCCGCCTACTACCTGACGCAAAAGGAAGAAGAAAAGGCCAAGATGATCTCCGAGGACATGTCCGGGGAGCCTCGGGAACGTCTCATCGCCATTCGTGACCAGCTGGAGCGAGTCACTAGCAAGGACTTTTGGGAGATCATCGATCGCGGGCGCAACTTCGAATACATGCCGCCGCGTCAACGCAAGCAGATGGCGACGTTCTTCGGCTGGCTGAAGCTAGGCGAACCGGTGGGGGACGACGGCGCAGCGCGCGAAGCGTGA
- a CDS encoding sulfatase: MRPLVGIAMSNVTEQRGEPAAGSWLHEDRGLVTALLSFALRAGAVGGGLLGAVNQLALQVGPEPGPGLGTAAALLRALSAVLVSAGVGSVLGACSALLCAPLLSNERLRHLVPYLSGALASIWVGIYLTSVGLRALSGTYLSFSAIEFGLNGNAHLLDAALESFQLPLIGVAVTSVGLGVLSSWATRRYLRGGDRRPRLRAPAFVAGLSLVPVYLSEDLPSASPELSLASSFMSPLARSDDDTTPDTVGKPLLGAALEAADTWTKRAQSVKAGKPNILLTVLESVPERRLGYAGNTRKPTPNIDRLALEGVRFRRVWATATHSNYAQMALLSSLFPRRGAGLDVYKHIDYPRVLLHDLTAQLGYETAAISSQDERWQGMLRFQDTGTPIYRWHAVNHPGPHLDIGSELAVPDHLTTDHALSWLGHRTGRRWALTLTFQATHFPYRLPAGQAQPFEPNVPAKGTFNYLRYPQSETAVAKNRFDNALAYVDAQIGRVRAFLDATGQLADTLWIVTSDHGEMFHEHDSVTHGKTLYDAEARVPLIIHWPKALEAREVLDPVSHLDVVPTLLDLLELPPHPALQGASVFDKSEERRPRSIYMNIQGLRTVEALVCYPWKVIVDRSAQRVRLFDLEADPDETRDLAKEHLRVAESMRAALHAQMRAQHAYHGKDDSMRRAFFAPRMLPCPAEVSGKAPARGVAQSRAEGSPDQAHEKPVTAVGTRRTPDDG, translated from the coding sequence ATGCGGCCTCTCGTTGGCATTGCCATGAGCAACGTGACTGAACAACGCGGGGAGCCCGCAGCGGGTTCCTGGCTCCACGAAGATCGTGGGCTAGTTACCGCTTTGTTGAGTTTCGCGCTGCGGGCCGGCGCCGTCGGTGGTGGTTTGCTCGGGGCTGTCAATCAACTCGCGCTTCAAGTGGGGCCCGAGCCTGGCCCTGGACTGGGCACGGCTGCAGCGCTACTCCGGGCGCTGTCCGCAGTCCTGGTCAGTGCGGGGGTGGGCAGCGTGCTCGGCGCTTGCAGTGCACTGCTCTGCGCCCCGCTGCTCTCCAACGAACGGCTCCGGCATCTGGTGCCCTACTTGAGCGGCGCGCTCGCCAGCATCTGGGTCGGCATCTACCTGACATCCGTCGGTCTGCGTGCGCTCTCGGGGACCTACCTGTCGTTTTCTGCAATCGAATTCGGGCTCAACGGCAACGCGCACCTGCTGGACGCGGCGCTGGAGTCTTTCCAGCTACCGCTGATTGGCGTTGCGGTCACGAGCGTCGGGCTTGGCGTGCTCTCGAGCTGGGCCACCCGGCGGTACTTGCGGGGTGGTGACCGACGCCCTCGTCTCCGCGCACCCGCGTTCGTCGCTGGGTTGAGCTTGGTGCCCGTGTATCTGTCCGAGGATCTGCCGAGCGCGAGCCCCGAGCTATCCTTGGCAAGTTCGTTCATGTCCCCCCTGGCGCGGAGTGACGACGACACTACACCCGACACCGTCGGAAAACCCCTGCTCGGCGCGGCGCTGGAAGCGGCGGACACTTGGACGAAGCGCGCGCAGTCCGTCAAGGCTGGCAAGCCGAACATACTGTTGACGGTGCTGGAATCCGTGCCCGAACGGCGGCTGGGCTACGCTGGCAACACGCGCAAGCCCACACCCAACATCGATCGACTGGCGCTGGAGGGCGTGCGCTTTCGTCGCGTGTGGGCCACTGCCACGCACTCCAACTACGCGCAAATGGCCCTGCTTTCCTCCCTGTTTCCCCGGCGTGGCGCGGGCTTGGACGTGTACAAGCACATCGACTACCCGCGGGTGTTGCTGCACGATCTCACCGCCCAACTCGGCTATGAGACGGCAGCCATTTCCAGCCAAGACGAGCGCTGGCAAGGCATGCTCCGCTTCCAAGACACGGGGACGCCCATCTACCGCTGGCATGCGGTCAATCACCCGGGCCCGCATCTGGACATTGGCAGTGAGCTGGCAGTGCCCGATCACTTGACCACGGATCACGCGCTGAGCTGGCTCGGACACCGCACCGGAAGGCGTTGGGCGCTGACCTTGACCTTCCAGGCGACGCACTTCCCCTATCGACTGCCAGCCGGGCAAGCGCAGCCCTTCGAGCCAAACGTGCCCGCAAAGGGCACCTTCAACTATCTTCGGTATCCCCAGAGTGAAACCGCGGTCGCGAAGAACCGTTTCGACAACGCCCTTGCCTACGTCGACGCGCAGATCGGTCGCGTGCGTGCCTTCTTGGATGCGACGGGGCAGCTCGCCGATACGCTTTGGATCGTGACTTCCGATCATGGCGAGATGTTCCACGAGCACGACAGCGTGACACACGGCAAGACGCTCTATGACGCCGAGGCGCGTGTGCCCTTGATCATCCACTGGCCCAAGGCCCTGGAAGCACGCGAAGTGCTGGATCCGGTGTCACACCTAGATGTGGTTCCGACCCTGCTCGACTTGCTGGAGCTGCCTCCACACCCCGCACTACAGGGGGCCAGCGTCTTCGACAAGTCGGAGGAAAGGCGGCCCCGTTCAATCTACATGAACATCCAGGGCCTGCGCACTGTGGAGGCGCTGGTCTGCTATCCTTGGAAGGTCATCGTCGACCGCTCGGCTCAGCGAGTGCGTTTGTTCGACCTGGAAGCGGATCCGGACGAGACGCGCGACCTGGCCAAAGAGCACCTGCGCGTCGCCGAAAGCATGCGCGCCGCACTGCACGCGCAGATGCGCGCGCAACACGCCTACCACGGCAAGGACGACAGCATGCGACGGGCGTTCTTCGCGCCGCGCATGCTCCCGTGCCCTGCCGAAGTTTCCGGGAAGGCGCCTGCGCGCGGGGTGGCGCAATCGCGAGCCGAGGGAAGTCCGGACCAGGCACACGAGAAGCCGGTCACTGCTGTCGGAACGCGACGGACGCCCGACGACGGCTAG
- a CDS encoding GNAT family N-acetyltransferase, whose product MPFSYFHPLDDPDRKEFAHILAWAFGFDAKDAPAWLELGGLENLRGLREGAQLVGGLLTLPLGQYFGGQLVEMVGIAGVAVVAEARGRGAALHMMRAAARELHERRVALSTLYPASVSLYRKAGWELAGYLFDVSVDIARIGVRSPKLELQPSGCADQSLLEQMYRSLARQRDGYVERSDYIWSRVFSPRKRETRATRLSVEGQPVGYVVMLQDRLPSDYHDLRLTDAQCTSVDGARGILGFLAQHGTMAKSVRWAGSAIDPLVWQMPERTYSIGLREHWMTRICHVQAALEQRGYATRTACELDLLVRDPDIPEQSGLYRLAVEGGRATVSRPARSNSAVELDVGALAALYTGFASPALLAQAGQLSGSSAALAAAEAAFPRGMPSMVDFF is encoded by the coding sequence ATGCCTTTCAGCTACTTTCACCCGTTGGACGACCCTGACCGTAAGGAGTTTGCCCACATTCTTGCTTGGGCGTTCGGCTTCGACGCGAAGGATGCGCCCGCGTGGCTCGAGCTAGGAGGACTCGAGAACCTGCGAGGTTTGCGCGAAGGGGCGCAGCTCGTGGGTGGGCTCCTCACGCTGCCGCTCGGCCAGTACTTTGGCGGTCAGCTCGTCGAGATGGTCGGTATCGCCGGCGTGGCAGTCGTAGCGGAGGCGCGCGGGCGCGGAGCGGCCCTGCATATGATGCGAGCCGCCGCCCGAGAACTCCATGAGCGTCGGGTTGCGCTTTCCACGCTCTACCCAGCTAGCGTCTCCCTCTACCGCAAGGCCGGGTGGGAGTTGGCGGGTTACTTGTTCGACGTTTCCGTGGACATTGCCCGCATCGGCGTGCGATCGCCCAAGCTCGAACTCCAGCCGAGTGGCTGCGCGGATCAGAGCTTGCTCGAGCAAATGTATCGGTCGCTAGCACGCCAGCGCGACGGCTACGTGGAGCGCAGCGACTACATCTGGAGTCGGGTCTTCTCCCCGCGGAAGCGCGAGACCCGCGCGACTCGGCTGAGCGTCGAGGGTCAGCCCGTTGGCTACGTCGTGATGCTGCAGGATCGATTGCCCAGCGACTATCACGACCTGCGCTTGACGGACGCACAGTGCACCAGCGTCGACGGCGCCCGCGGCATCCTGGGCTTTCTGGCGCAGCACGGCACCATGGCCAAGAGCGTGCGTTGGGCGGGCAGCGCGATAGATCCGTTGGTATGGCAGATGCCGGAGCGGACCTACAGCATAGGGCTACGAGAGCACTGGATGACGCGGATCTGCCACGTGCAAGCTGCGTTGGAACAGCGCGGCTACGCGACGCGCACGGCATGCGAGCTGGACCTTCTCGTACGGGATCCAGACATCCCGGAGCAGTCTGGGCTGTACCGGCTCGCCGTCGAAGGAGGTCGCGCCACCGTCTCTCGCCCGGCCAGATCCAACTCGGCCGTCGAGCTGGATGTGGGCGCCCTGGCGGCGCTCTACACGGGATTCGCCTCCCCCGCTTTGCTGGCCCAAGCTGGGCAGCTGAGCGGCTCTTCCGCTGCGCTCGCGGCGGCGGAAGCCGCTTTTCCGCGAGGGATGCCGTCGATGGTGGACTTCTTCTGA
- a CDS encoding fibronectin type III domain-containing protein: MMTKNGAAFILCVLCSLAVAPRAAQADPTLSTDDTTKHVTLEGRAVVTLSPGTELVRERSLRLELDGPAAGPIPVEVFRLTRGSAEVRFPKEGQRKGVMIRTPRRLVVVSKRGAFRALIQNGVSTVAALEDDALATAGTDWKPMTAGTARSVGGSESGEARKVLPAPKSRGEARLVVATGASAGAELRWDAVKDAATYAVEIQQDGASAASPFVLQRVSRPTHRVSELQPGRYRVRVAAVDAFGLAGPWAAAGSIQVVGVRLPAGARLDDGRIWLSPSARVRLTSADNVELTYGRASYFVPAPQSIGLYRGRPTVVRLRAAGSPSEARLELLPVQLSATVQLTPALPRWPADEVRAVVSFEARGTSLPKADPRMTVNGRPVSARWTRKGATFSAVVPKGSGAGPWVVRVEALNDDKRVVGRGFIEVVEGGTTAPSAARRAAIAKR, encoded by the coding sequence ATGATGACGAAGAACGGCGCCGCCTTTATTTTGTGCGTGCTGTGCTCCCTGGCAGTAGCGCCCCGTGCCGCCCAGGCAGACCCCACGCTCTCGACAGACGACACAACGAAACACGTGACCCTGGAGGGGCGGGCGGTGGTGACGCTGAGTCCGGGGACGGAGCTGGTACGCGAGCGCAGTTTGCGCTTGGAATTGGATGGCCCCGCAGCCGGCCCCATCCCCGTGGAAGTCTTTCGCCTGACCCGCGGGTCCGCAGAAGTGCGCTTCCCCAAGGAGGGGCAGCGCAAGGGCGTGATGATCCGTACGCCGCGGCGACTGGTCGTGGTCAGCAAGCGTGGCGCCTTCCGGGCGCTGATCCAAAACGGCGTCAGTACCGTCGCCGCGTTGGAAGACGATGCGCTCGCGACCGCGGGGACGGATTGGAAGCCCATGACCGCGGGAACGGCGCGAAGCGTGGGTGGCTCTGAGAGTGGTGAAGCACGCAAAGTGCTGCCCGCACCGAAGAGCCGAGGGGAGGCTCGCCTCGTCGTCGCGACTGGCGCTAGCGCAGGCGCGGAGCTGCGTTGGGATGCGGTCAAAGACGCTGCCACCTACGCTGTCGAGATTCAGCAGGACGGCGCTAGTGCCGCTTCCCCGTTCGTGCTGCAGCGCGTGTCGCGTCCCACTCATCGGGTGAGCGAACTCCAGCCGGGTCGGTATCGCGTACGAGTGGCTGCGGTGGATGCCTTTGGCCTCGCCGGGCCGTGGGCCGCGGCTGGTTCGATTCAGGTAGTCGGTGTGCGGTTGCCAGCAGGCGCACGGCTGGACGACGGGCGCATTTGGCTGAGCCCGTCCGCGCGCGTCAGACTCACCTCTGCGGACAATGTGGAGTTGACCTATGGCCGAGCTTCTTACTTCGTGCCTGCGCCGCAAAGCATTGGGCTGTACCGCGGCCGGCCGACGGTGGTGCGACTTCGGGCAGCGGGTAGCCCGAGCGAAGCGCGGCTCGAGCTGCTGCCGGTGCAGCTGTCAGCAACCGTGCAGCTGACGCCCGCGCTGCCGCGCTGGCCCGCCGACGAAGTACGCGCGGTCGTGTCCTTCGAAGCGCGGGGGACGAGCTTGCCGAAGGCGGATCCACGCATGACCGTCAATGGCCGCCCGGTGAGTGCGCGCTGGACCCGGAAGGGCGCTACGTTCAGCGCGGTCGTTCCCAAAGGGAGCGGCGCTGGGCCCTGGGTCGTGCGCGTGGAAGCGCTCAATGACGACAAGCGCGTGGTGGGTCGCGGCTTCATCGAGGTGGTCGAAGGCGGAACCACTGCTCCGAGTGCGGCGCGGCGCGCCGCGATTGCCAAGCGCTGA
- a CDS encoding NADH:flavin oxidoreductase, with product MWHPEGATRHPLLDARSPSPEEAAKARLFQPLRQGRLDLEQRTWVPAMVPWRATEEGFVTDAVVSWYERFARGLPGALVLEATGIRDVPSGPLLRLGDDRFVPGVARVARAVKAASGGRTRLFVQLIDFLAIRRRPTPERYFARYLRVTERHKRALGMQDETAVRRHLSGASQEELREVLTERELRDLHYGQRERVTDTHLPHVAELPRVLPTLFVEAARRAEAAGLDGVELHYAHAYTMASFLSKANTRSDGYGGDLERRLRLPREVLAAVRAAVSPKFVVGARFLADECIAGGNGIDEAKRVASALAEAGADFLSLSRGGKFEDAKQPKIGEAAYPYTGPSGWECMPTTLADAKGPFGRNLEASAAIRAHLQAAGFTTPVVVAGGISTFDQAEEVLASGAADIVASARQSLADPDWFLKLRLGCGDEIRRCVFTNYCEGLDQKHKPVSCKLWDREALDEPGVQLDSLGRRRLTPPLWRCEH from the coding sequence ATGTGGCATCCCGAGGGCGCGACCCGTCATCCACTACTCGATGCCCGATCTCCTTCGCCCGAAGAGGCAGCGAAGGCGCGACTCTTCCAACCGCTGCGACAGGGACGACTGGACCTCGAGCAGCGTACCTGGGTGCCGGCCATGGTGCCGTGGCGTGCGACGGAAGAGGGCTTCGTCACTGATGCGGTCGTGAGTTGGTACGAGCGCTTTGCACGCGGGTTGCCAGGAGCACTGGTCCTGGAGGCCACTGGCATTCGCGATGTTCCCAGCGGGCCCCTGCTCCGGCTCGGTGATGATCGCTTCGTCCCGGGCGTGGCCCGCGTGGCACGCGCCGTCAAGGCGGCCAGCGGGGGGCGCACCCGGCTGTTCGTCCAGCTGATCGACTTTCTCGCCATCCGGAGGCGACCCACTCCAGAGCGCTACTTCGCGCGGTACCTGCGGGTGACCGAGCGCCACAAACGCGCTCTCGGCATGCAAGACGAGACTGCAGTGCGGCGACACTTGTCCGGTGCATCCCAAGAGGAGCTTCGTGAGGTGCTCACCGAACGCGAGCTTCGCGATCTGCACTACGGCCAGCGCGAGCGGGTGACGGACACGCACTTGCCGCACGTGGCGGAGCTGCCTCGGGTGCTTCCCACACTGTTCGTCGAGGCTGCCCGCCGGGCCGAGGCGGCGGGGCTCGACGGCGTGGAGCTTCACTATGCTCACGCCTACACCATGGCGTCCTTTCTCTCGAAGGCGAACACGCGCAGCGATGGCTATGGTGGCGACCTGGAGCGACGCCTTCGCCTACCGCGGGAGGTGCTGGCGGCAGTACGGGCTGCTGTCAGTCCCAAGTTCGTCGTCGGTGCTCGCTTCTTGGCTGACGAATGCATCGCTGGTGGCAACGGCATCGATGAAGCGAAGCGGGTCGCCTCCGCGCTCGCGGAGGCCGGGGCGGACTTCCTCTCGCTGTCGCGAGGCGGGAAGTTCGAGGACGCCAAGCAACCCAAGATCGGCGAAGCCGCCTATCCCTACACCGGTCCAAGTGGCTGGGAATGCATGCCCACCACTTTGGCAGACGCGAAGGGGCCCTTCGGGCGCAACCTGGAGGCATCCGCCGCGATTCGTGCACACCTGCAGGCGGCGGGTTTCACGACTCCAGTCGTGGTGGCGGGTGGCATCTCGACCTTCGACCAGGCCGAAGAGGTCCTGGCGTCGGGCGCTGCCGACATCGTCGCGTCTGCGAGGCAGAGCCTGGCTGACCCTGACTGGTTCCTCAAGCTACGCCTGGGCTGCGGCGACGAGATCCGGCGCTGTGTGTTCACCAACTACTGTGAGGGCCTCGATCAAAAGCACAAGCCGGTCAGCTGCAAGCTATGGGACCGCGAGGCCCTCGACGAGCCGGGCGTGCAACTGGATTCGCTGGGAAGACGTCGATTGACGCCCCCGCTTTGGCGGTGCGAGCACTGA
- a CDS encoding PhnD/SsuA/transferrin family substrate-binding protein, whose protein sequence is MVQTPLPEPPDFRVGIALSEEGRLTLRATVRASGPTRGGLNAFCDALSVTLDTRVSPFLCESYKDLLSELHWGTLALAWLPPMIALKAVGRSGAVPLVAPVRGGSAWYWTSLFCREDSPLQTLDDLKDLRVAWVDPMSSAGYNVIRASLRAQGVNLKTAFSEEHFLGTHDAVARAVIDGEVDVGATYAHFDDAGRVRTAGWGRAAARSLKFAGPIPGDILAASAQLSPDLREQITDSLLGEGHTDVKRAASSLFSATGFERVDLRHLTHLEELVAYVEGD, encoded by the coding sequence ATGGTCCAGACGCCCCTACCCGAGCCCCCGGATTTTCGGGTCGGCATCGCGCTGTCCGAGGAAGGACGGTTGACGTTGCGCGCCACGGTGCGTGCGTCAGGCCCCACCCGCGGCGGGCTGAATGCGTTCTGCGACGCTCTGTCGGTCACCCTCGATACCAGAGTCAGCCCGTTCTTGTGTGAGTCCTACAAGGATCTATTGTCGGAACTACATTGGGGCACCTTGGCCTTGGCGTGGCTCCCGCCGATGATTGCGCTCAAGGCCGTGGGACGTTCTGGCGCCGTTCCTTTGGTCGCGCCCGTCCGCGGCGGCAGCGCCTGGTATTGGACGAGTCTGTTCTGTCGCGAAGATAGCCCGCTGCAGACCCTGGACGATCTGAAAGACCTACGCGTGGCGTGGGTCGACCCGATGAGCAGCGCCGGCTACAATGTGATTCGCGCGTCGTTGCGGGCGCAGGGGGTCAATCTGAAGACGGCCTTCAGCGAAGAGCACTTCCTCGGCACTCACGACGCGGTGGCTCGCGCGGTGATCGATGGAGAGGTAGACGTGGGCGCGACCTACGCGCACTTCGACGACGCGGGGCGCGTGCGAACGGCGGGTTGGGGTCGAGCCGCGGCGCGTTCGCTCAAGTTCGCGGGACCGATCCCGGGGGACATCTTGGCTGCCAGCGCACAGCTATCCCCGGATCTGCGCGAGCAGATCACCGACTCCCTGCTGGGAGAAGGACATACCGACGTCAAACGCGCAGCATCATCCCTGTTCAGCGCTACAGGGTTCGAACGGGTGGATCTCCGGCACCTCACGCATTTGGAGGAACTAGTCGCCTACGTCGAAGGGGACTGA